In Leptolyngbya sp. KIOST-1, one DNA window encodes the following:
- a CDS encoding response regulator: MRLSQLLVEDTALPAQHQEGANLIYNSGEHLLSLINDMLGMAKKWVTEPLPPGQRVVALASDQPPCRILIVEEDWTSRVLLQTLLAPLGFDLRVATNGDEAIAIWAAWQPHLICMDLQMTAMDGYETTRRLRHIEQSQLRPETPMEQFKPTKIIALAARAGEGYLSALAVGCDDVVSKPLNAGVMLQKIAAHLAIEYRYGLETDGPGSGGPDGSSPLEGPPKPPQERALDEGTGSQGWGLRNG; the protein is encoded by the coding sequence TTGCGCCTCAGCCAACTGCTGGTTGAAGATACAGCGCTACCGGCCCAGCATCAGGAGGGGGCCAACCTGATCTACAACAGCGGTGAGCACCTGCTCAGTCTGATCAATGACATGCTGGGGATGGCGAAGAAGTGGGTAACAGAACCACTGCCCCCAGGCCAGCGAGTGGTGGCCCTGGCTTCGGACCAGCCGCCCTGTCGCATTTTGATTGTGGAAGAGGACTGGACCAGCCGGGTGCTGTTGCAGACGCTGCTGGCCCCGCTGGGGTTTGATCTGCGGGTGGCCACCAACGGGGATGAGGCGATCGCGATTTGGGCGGCATGGCAACCTCACCTGATCTGCATGGACCTGCAGATGACGGCGATGGATGGCTACGAAACCACCCGTCGCCTGCGCCACATAGAGCAAAGCCAGCTACGGCCCGAAACGCCGATGGAGCAGTTTAAACCGACCAAAATTATTGCCCTGGCCGCCAGGGCTGGGGAGGGCTACCTTAGCGCCCTGGCCGTTGGCTGTGATGATGTTGTGTCCAAACCTCTCAATGCCGGCGTTATGCTTCAAAAGATAGCCGCCCACCTGGCGATCGAATACCGCTATGGCTTAGAAACTGATGGGCCAGGGTCTGGGGGGCCAGACGGCTCCAGTCCGCTGGAGGGACCACCAAAGCCTCCGCAGGAGCGGGCGCTAGACGAGGGTACCGGGAGCCAGGGGTGGGGCCTCCGGAACGGCTAA
- the rsmH gene encoding 16S rRNA (cytosine(1402)-N(4))-methyltransferase RsmH, with protein sequence MAEPEFSHVPVLPESVIEGLNIQPGRRYLDATAGGGGHSRLILEADPTVSLVAIDQDATAIAATRANLAEFGDRASLWHGNFADFTPGGAAFSGILADLGVSSVQLDRGDRGFSFRHPAPLDMRMDPRQVLTAADIVNHWDETELANLIYTLGEERLSRRIARKIVDQRPWQTTTDLAEAIAACVPRSYRYGRIHPATRTFQALRIAVNRELEVLETLLKLAPTWLAPRGRLVIISFHSLEDRLVKHSLKNSPDLKVITKKPVIATDAEVSQNPRARSAKLRVAERIVTLSPID encoded by the coding sequence ATGGCAGAGCCAGAGTTTAGTCATGTGCCGGTGCTGCCTGAGTCGGTGATCGAAGGACTTAATATTCAGCCCGGCAGGCGCTATTTGGATGCTACGGCGGGGGGTGGAGGCCACAGTCGCCTGATTTTAGAGGCGGACCCGACGGTGAGCCTGGTGGCGATCGACCAGGATGCCACGGCGATCGCGGCTACCCGCGCCAACCTGGCCGAGTTTGGCGATCGGGCCAGCCTCTGGCACGGCAACTTTGCCGACTTCACGCCTGGGGGAGCGGCTTTTAGCGGTATTCTGGCCGACCTGGGGGTGAGTTCGGTGCAGCTGGATCGCGGCGATCGCGGCTTTAGCTTTCGGCACCCCGCCCCCCTCGACATGCGCATGGACCCGCGCCAGGTCCTCACTGCCGCCGATATCGTCAACCACTGGGACGAAACCGAGCTGGCCAATCTGATCTACACCCTTGGCGAAGAGCGACTTTCGCGCCGGATTGCCCGCAAAATTGTCGATCAGCGCCCCTGGCAAACCACCACCGACCTAGCCGAGGCAATTGCCGCCTGCGTGCCCCGCAGCTACCGCTACGGCCGCATTCACCCCGCCACCCGCACCTTCCAGGCCCTGCGGATTGCGGTCAACCGCGAGCTGGAGGTGCTAGAAACCCTGCTGAAGCTGGCCCCCACCTGGCTGGCCCCAAGGGGACGACTGGTGATCATCAGTTTTCACAGCCTCGAAGATCGGCTGGTTAAGCATTCACTCAAAAACTCCCCCGACCTCAAGGTGATCACCAAAAAACCTGTCATTGCAACCGACGCTGAAGTCAGCCAAAACCCCCGGGCGCGCTCGGCCAAACTGCGGGTAGCCGAGCGGATTGTGACGCTATCGCCTATCGATTAG
- a CDS encoding diguanylate cyclase domain-containing protein produces the protein MSHESALVGQRERPKEILVVDDTPNNLRLLLQALSSEGYVVCCAKSAALALTRVQTALPDMVLLDIRMPQMNGYELCQWLKANARTREIPIIFLSVVDAVEDKVRAFGLGAVDYIAKPFQIEEVLARVSYHFQTQQLHTRLQNENNRLCQENAVQQRSLTRIEQSYQLLNQVLNSLADGIAAFRAIRNRQGKIEDFDCLVGNAALAQWLGRSPADLAGTTLSELLSNSPHDNLLDLFIQVVERHESLQYELLCEPNGDIPLWFELMATRLGDGLVARLRDISQYSQVVNQLQTTIAELQVLTTQDGLTQVANRRAFDQYLQAEWLRLARLQAPVALIMGDIDRFKRFNDLYGHGVGDECLRQVAEAIASVVKRPADMVARYGGEEFAILLPHTNLQGAAQVAEQVQGAIAELRLVVPRPEFEQVSLSLGVASQIPSLSQPVDRLLEAADRALYRAKGQGGNQTCLSVLGDAFPAETSCEAAYNEEE, from the coding sequence ATGTCGCACGAGTCTGCGCTAGTAGGCCAGAGAGAACGGCCAAAAGAAATTCTGGTGGTCGATGACACCCCTAACAATCTGCGACTATTGCTGCAGGCGCTGTCTTCGGAGGGGTATGTGGTTTGCTGTGCCAAAAGTGCTGCCCTGGCCCTGACCCGGGTACAGACCGCGCTGCCCGATATGGTCTTGCTGGACATTCGGATGCCCCAGATGAATGGGTACGAACTGTGCCAATGGCTCAAGGCCAATGCCAGAACCCGCGAGATTCCGATCATCTTTCTCAGTGTGGTCGATGCTGTGGAGGATAAGGTGAGAGCCTTTGGGCTGGGAGCGGTGGACTACATTGCCAAACCCTTTCAAATTGAGGAGGTTTTGGCACGGGTCAGCTATCACTTTCAGACCCAGCAACTGCACACTCGCCTGCAGAATGAAAACAATCGACTGTGCCAGGAAAATGCGGTTCAGCAGCGATCGCTCACCCGCATAGAGCAGTCCTACCAGTTGCTCAACCAGGTACTAAACTCCCTGGCCGACGGCATTGCAGCCTTCAGGGCTATTCGCAACCGGCAGGGCAAAATTGAAGATTTTGATTGCCTGGTGGGCAATGCGGCCTTGGCCCAGTGGCTAGGGCGATCGCCCGCCGACCTGGCTGGGACTACCCTCTCCGAACTACTGAGCAACTCTCCCCACGACAACCTGCTGGATCTGTTTATTCAGGTGGTTGAGCGGCATGAGTCGCTTCAGTATGAGCTACTCTGCGAACCCAACGGCGACATTCCGCTGTGGTTTGAGCTGATGGCCACCCGCCTGGGCGATGGTTTGGTGGCCCGCCTGAGAGACATCTCCCAGTACAGCCAGGTCGTCAACCAACTGCAGACAACCATTGCCGAGCTGCAGGTGTTGACCACCCAGGATGGGTTGACTCAGGTAGCCAATCGGCGGGCCTTTGACCAATACCTGCAGGCGGAGTGGCTGCGCCTGGCCCGCCTCCAGGCGCCGGTCGCTTTGATTATGGGCGATATCGATCGATTTAAGCGCTTTAACGACCTGTACGGCCACGGGGTTGGGGATGAGTGTCTGCGGCAGGTGGCCGAGGCGATCGCTTCGGTGGTCAAGCGTCCGGCCGATATGGTAGCTCGCTACGGCGGGGAGGAATTTGCCATTCTGCTGCCCCACACCAATTTGCAGGGGGCAGCCCAGGTGGCCGAGCAGGTCCAGGGGGCGATTGCCGAACTGCGGCTGGTAGTACCGCGCCCGGAGTTTGAGCAAGTTAGCCTGAGCCTGGGAGTCGCCAGCCAGATTCCCAGCCTGTCCCAACCTGTCGATCGGCTGCTGGAAGCAGCCGACAGAGCCCTCTACCGGGCTAAGGGACAGGGGGGTAACCAGACCTGCCTGAGTGTTTTGGGCGATGCCTTCCCCGCGGAGACGAGCTGCGAAGCGGCTTACAACGAAGAGGAATAG
- a CDS encoding DUF4334 domain-containing protein, whose amino-acid sequence MKTFSEAVERGEVTPAEALALFDSLDAVGIDSMMGAWKGASFPTQHPLDGALEAFHWYGKRFETADDVHPLVFETLGGGTTSVNPLWALPLLPWLDRWPLPKASALGHLFQLGIVLFSTDRSCARLRMTTFRGKESATMIYDTLPINDVFRKVDDHTLLGLMDLKGATQPFFFLLHRQYPSQ is encoded by the coding sequence GTGAAAACCTTTTCGGAAGCAGTTGAGAGGGGCGAAGTCACCCCAGCCGAGGCGCTGGCGCTGTTCGACAGTCTCGATGCGGTCGGGATTGACAGTATGATGGGCGCCTGGAAAGGGGCGAGCTTTCCCACCCAGCACCCCTTAGACGGTGCTCTGGAGGCCTTTCACTGGTATGGCAAACGGTTTGAAACCGCTGACGATGTCCATCCGCTGGTATTTGAGACTCTCGGGGGCGGCACCACCAGCGTCAATCCCCTCTGGGCGCTACCCCTACTCCCCTGGCTCGATCGCTGGCCCCTGCCCAAGGCCTCAGCCCTGGGCCATTTATTTCAGCTGGGCATTGTCCTATTTTCGACGGATCGCTCCTGTGCCCGCCTGCGGATGACGACCTTCCGCGGCAAGGAAAGCGCCACCATGATCTACGACACCCTGCCCATCAACGATGTTTTTCGTAAGGTTGATGACCATACCCTGCTAGGGCTGATGGACTTGAAGGGGGCAACACAACCGTTCTTTTTCCTGCTGCACCGTCAGTACCCTAGTCAGTAA